In one window of Leishmania braziliensis MHOM/BR/75/M2904 complete genome, chromosome 8 DNA:
- a CDS encoding stress-induced protein sti1, whose translation MDANELKNEGNKEFSAGRYVEAVNYFSKAIQLDGQNSVLYSNRSACFAAMQKYKDALDDADKCISIKPNWAKGYVRRGAALHGMRRYDDAIAAYEKGLSVDPSNSGCTQGVKDVQVAKSREARDPIARVFTPEAFRKIQENPKLSLLMLQPDYVKMVDTVVRDPSQARLYMEDQRFALTLMYLSGMKIPNDDEDDEEERPSAKAAAEAKAKEEKKLLTDNEKEAMALKEEGNKLYLSKRFEEALSKYQEAQAKDPKNTLYILNVSAVYFEQRDYEKCITECERGIEHGRENHCDYTIVAKLMTRHAFCLQKQKKYEAAIDLYKRALVEWRNPDTLKKLTECEKEHQKAVEEAYIDPEIARQKKDEGNQYFKEDKFPEAVAAYTEAIKRNPAEHTSYSNRAAAYIKLGAFNDALKDAEKCIELKPDFVKGYARKGHAYFWTKQYNRALQAYDEGLKVDPSNADCKDGRLRTIMRIQEMASGQSADGDEAARRAMDDPEIAAIMQDSYMQLVLKEMQNDPTRIQEYMKDPGISVKINKLISAGIIRFGQ comes from the coding sequence AGTTGAAGAACGAGGGAAACAAAGAGTTTTCCGCCGGCCGCTATGTGGAGGCGGTGAACTACTTCTCGAAGGCGATCCAGCTGGATGGGCAGAACAGTGTCCTCTACAGCAACCGCTCCGCCTGCTTTGCAGCCATGCAAAAGTACAAGGATGCGCTCGATGACGCCGACAAGTGCATCTCAATCAAGCCAAACTGGGCAAAGGGCTACGTGcgccgaggcgcagcgctgcatgGCATGCGGCGTTACGACGATGCCATCGCCGCATACGAGAAGGGGCTCAGTGTGGACCCTTCCAACAGCGGCTGCACGCAGGGAGTGAAAGACGTGCAGGTCGCGAAGTCCCGCGAAGCACGTGACCCCATCGCCCGCGTTTTCACCCCGGAGGCGTTCCGCAAGATTCAAGAGAATCCGAAGTTGTCACTCCTGATGCTGCAACCTGATTACGTGAAGATGGTGGACACCGTCGTCCGAGACCCTTCGCAGGCTCGACTGTACATGGAAGACCAGCGCTTTGCCCTGACACTCATGTACCTGAGCGGAATGAAGATTCCCAACGacgatgaggacgacgaggaggagcgtccGTCTgcgaaggcagcagcggaagcgaaggcaaaggaggagaagaagcttCTTACCGACAACGAAAAGGAGGCCATGGCGctcaaggaggagggcaacaaGCTGTACCTCTCGAAGAGGTtcgaggaggcgctgagCAAGTAccaggaggcgcaggcgaaGGACCCCAAGAACACTTTGTACATTCTGAACGTGTCCGCCGTCTACTTCGAGCAGAGGGACTACGAGAAGTGCATCACCGAGTGCGAGCGCGGTATCGAGCACGGTCGCGAGAACCACTGCGACTACACAATCGTTGCGAAGCTCATGACGCGGCATGCTTTCTGCCTCCAGAAGCAGAAGAAGTATGAGGCCGCTATCGACCTTTACAAGCGCGCCCTTGTCGAGTGGCGTAACCCTGACACGCTCAAGAAGCTGACGGAGTGCGAGAAGGAGCACCAAaaggcagtggaggaggccTATATTGACCCTGAGATTGCGAGGCAAAAGAAAGACGAAGGTAATCAGTACTTTAAGGAGGACAAGTTCCCCGAGGCTGTGGCAGCGTACACGGAGGCCATCAAGCGCAACCCTGCCGAGCACACCTCCTACAGCAATCGCGCCGCCGCGTACATCAAGCTTGGCGCCTTTAACGACGCCCTCAAAGACGCGGAGAAGTGCATTGAACTAAAGCCGGACTTTGTCAAGGGCTACGCGCGCAAGGGTCATGCCTACTTTTGGACCAAACAGTACAACCGTGCGCTGCAGGCGTACGACGAGGGCCTCAAAGTGGATCCGAGCAACGCCGACTGCAAGGATGGCCGCCTCCGTACAATCATGAGGATTCAGGAGATGGCCTCCGGCCAGTCCGCGGAtggcgacgaggcggcgcgccgcgcCATGGATGATCCTGAGATTGCGGCAATTATGCAGGACAGCTACATGCAACTAGTGCTGAAGGAGATGCAGAACGACCCCACGCGGATTCAGGAGTACATGAAGGACCCAGGCATATCAGTGAAGATCAACAAGCTCATCTCCGCTGGCATCATTCGTTTTGGTCAGTAA